A stretch of Geomonas oryzisoli DNA encodes these proteins:
- a CDS encoding cobalt-precorrin-5B (C(1))-methyltransferase, whose translation MSGKELRYGFTTGACAAAAVKGAAQMLRDQVLVDEVQLTLPCGKGARFRIEGGVLHDNTASCFVVKDAGDDPDVTNGAEIHVTARVEMFTKNRIVIEGGTGIGKVTKPGLAVPVGEWAINPVPRSMILEVVKEVFAVRCVPATFTFTISIPNGEELAKKTLNERLGVVGGLSILGTSGIVKPISTRAWTDTVDTAVDVALACGSRTVVLSTGRSSEMAVQRVLKLTDESYVMMGDHFGYSFQSCARKGVPEVVVAGQFAKLVKIACGHEQTHVTSSELDLVTVASWLADSPGTVHLAKLAREANTARHLLEASGFDKALIKLVCGKVAEACAQLAPLLKVRVFLAGYQGEMLYFDR comes from the coding sequence ATGAGCGGGAAAGAACTCAGATACGGCTTCACCACCGGTGCCTGTGCCGCCGCCGCAGTTAAAGGCGCTGCCCAGATGCTGCGCGACCAAGTACTGGTCGACGAGGTGCAACTGACGCTCCCCTGCGGCAAGGGGGCCAGGTTCCGCATCGAGGGTGGCGTGCTGCACGACAACACCGCTTCCTGCTTCGTGGTCAAGGACGCCGGCGACGATCCGGATGTGACCAACGGCGCCGAGATCCACGTCACCGCGCGGGTGGAAATGTTCACCAAGAACCGCATCGTGATCGAGGGGGGGACCGGCATCGGCAAGGTGACCAAGCCGGGGCTGGCGGTCCCGGTGGGCGAGTGGGCCATCAACCCGGTGCCGCGCAGCATGATCCTCGAGGTGGTGAAGGAAGTCTTCGCCGTCCGGTGCGTGCCGGCCACGTTCACCTTCACCATCAGTATCCCCAACGGAGAGGAACTGGCCAAGAAGACGCTGAACGAGCGGCTGGGCGTCGTCGGCGGGCTCTCCATCCTGGGGACCTCCGGCATCGTCAAGCCGATATCCACCAGGGCCTGGACCGATACCGTGGACACCGCGGTCGATGTTGCCCTCGCCTGTGGCTCCCGCACCGTGGTTCTCTCCACGGGCCGCAGCTCGGAGATGGCGGTGCAGCGGGTCCTGAAGCTCACCGATGAATCGTACGTGATGATGGGCGACCATTTCGGGTACTCCTTTCAGAGCTGCGCCAGGAAAGGAGTCCCGGAGGTGGTCGTCGCTGGACAGTTCGCGAAGCTGGTGAAGATCGCCTGCGGCCACGAGCAGACCCACGTCACCTCTTCGGAGTTGGACCTGGTGACGGTTGCCTCGTGGCTCGCGGACTCCCCGGGCACAGTTCACCTGGCAAAGCTGGCGCGGGAAGCAAACACGGCGCGCCACCTGCTGGAGGCTTCCGGCTTCGACAAGGCGCTCATCAAGCTGGTCTGTGGCAAGGTAGCCGAGGCATGCGCCCAACTGGCGCCCTTGCTTAAGGTGCGTGTGTTCCTGGCCGGGTACCAGGGGGAGATGCTGTACTTCGACCGGTAG